The genomic stretch AGGTACTTGATGGCGATATAATTCAGATCGAGATTGACACCCGACAACTGGTAGGCAGCATTGATTTGGTAGGACACGGCAGCGAACACTTCGGTGTAGAAGCAGGAACACAGGTTTTGGCAGCACGCGGACCGCGTCCAGATCTCTCTTCAGACGAGGCACTGCCAGATGATACGCGGCTTTGGGCGGCATTGCAATCTGTCGGCGGCGGCACATGGGGTGGCTGTGTCTACGATGTAGATGCTATTCTCAATGCGCTAAGCCAATAACCCCAAAGAGCAGGTATCACGAAAAATTAAAAAAGAGCGCGAAGCCTGAAACGAAGTGGTAGACAGGTCTACGGAGACGAGCGTGAAATCCCAGACGAACCTTATCGAACCGCAAGGAAAATTAAGAAATTGGGTTCCGCCGTTTCTGTACATGATCCTTATTTTCGCCATCTCGTCTCTGGAGCAACCACCGCTCCCAATGCCGGAATTTGAATGGCTGACCATTGACAAACTCTACCATTTTGTTGAATATGCCATTCTCGGTGCCTTAGTCGCACGAGCACTTGTGAAGGCGAAACCCCCTATATTGCCATCGCGATGGGTATGGTGTATCGCAGCGGTGTTCTCTATCCTCTACGGTGCAAGTGATGAATGGCATCAAACCTTTGTGCCGGGCAGATTTGCTACCCTCGCAGATTGGGTCGCAGATGTGTTAGGGTCAATCGCCGGTGTGTTAGGGGTCTATTTCTATTACCAAAAAAAGTAATTAGCAAGCGGCAATCAGGGCTGTCTGAACGGAAACACTTAAGCCAAAACACCCTGAATTTGATACTACACCGCAGATTTTAGTGTTATACCATTTCTGATTGAAAATGCTTCAATAAACGAACTCTTTGTAGCATAGGAGACCGTTAGCCTGTGCAGTCTGGTGGGGTCTTTGAAGCGATCTGTCAATGCAATATAATCTTTTAGAAATGTTATTAGATAGAACGTGTAGCCTGAAACGAAGTGGAAGGCGGGTCTACGGAAAGGAACGTTCAAATCGAAAACCCGCCTCAACGATCCGCAAGGAATAATTAAAGATATGCATCCACTTGTTAATTTGAAAGTACCAGAAGGAGCTGTCGCTGTTCATTGGTTTGAACAGAGCAGTTTTGCCCTGAAAGCTGCTGATGGTACTATTGTCCAAATCGATCCTTATTTTCCGCGTGAACGTCCCGCGGACCGTTTTATTTATACCGAATCACCACTTGACGAGTCAGCACTTCCAACCGATTTCGTCCTCTTGACCCACGCACACGGCGATCATACCTGCTCAGAGTCCATCCGTCGAATCTGGGAGACCTCTGATGCAACGCGGTTTGTTGGACCCGAAGAAAGCACACGCCAAATTGCTACAGAGACAGACGTTGCTGTTGGAAATATAACGGAGATCTCTGCTGGAGAATCAGCAACCCTAAACGAGCTCACTGTGCATGCTGTCTATGCTAAGCCCCCTGAAGGCGACGCCTCCGCTGACATAGCACCCCCTGATGTTACACACTTGGGGTATGTGATTGTCAGTAACGGGGTAGCACTGTATTTCAGCGGCGATCCAATCAATAATTTCGCTGAACACGACACGCTGATTTCAGCAGTGTCCGCATATAAACCGGATATTGGTTTTCTGACGAACCATCCGACCGAAGGCGAGTTTCCGTTCTACGAGGGATGCGTCAAAATGGCAACACGGATTGGACTCAAGCACGCTGTCCCAGGACATCGTGCCTGTTTCGTCACCCGAGATTACGATCCGAATGAGTGGGCAAATCAATTCCCCGCAGACGGACCCGAACCGCTTATTATTGAGAGAAATTCACATATTATTTATTAGTTATCGGTTATCAGTAAAGAGGTTTTCGTTAAATCCAAAGAGGTAGCCTGCAACAACGGCGCAGGCGGGTCTACGGGGAAGCACATCATCTGCGCAACCTCCCTGACCGAACCGCAAGGAATAATTAAAATATGTCCCTTCAAGATCAGAAAACACCGCTTGTCGGTATCGTCATGGGAAGTGACTCCGACTTAGAAAAGATGGCAGAAGCCGCTAAAGTTTTAGAGGAATTTGAAGTTCCATTTGAGATAACTGTATCCTCTGCACACCGTTCGCCGGAGCGGACGCTCACATGGACAGAAAAAATTAAAGCAGAAGGCGGAAAGGTAATCATCGCCGGGGCTGGACGCGCAGCGCATCTCGCTGGAGTCATCGCGGCACATACGACGCTACCCGTTATCGGTGTCCCGATCGACGGCGGACCCCTCAACGGCGTTGACGCACTCTATGCGACAGTTCAGATGCCGCCGGGCATTCCCGTCGGAACGATGGCAATCGGATCTGGCGGTGCTC from Candidatus Poribacteria bacterium encodes the following:
- a CDS encoding VanZ family protein encodes the protein MILIFAISSLEQPPLPMPEFEWLTIDKLYHFVEYAILGALVARALVKAKPPILPSRWVWCIAAVFSILYGASDEWHQTFVPGRFATLADWVADVLGSIAGVLGVYFYYQKK
- a CDS encoding MBL fold metallo-hydrolase, with translation MHPLVNLKVPEGAVAVHWFEQSSFALKAADGTIVQIDPYFPRERPADRFIYTESPLDESALPTDFVLLTHAHGDHTCSESIRRIWETSDATRFVGPEESTRQIATETDVAVGNITEISAGESATLNELTVHAVYAKPPEGDASADIAPPDVTHLGYVIVSNGVALYFSGDPINNFAEHDTLISAVSAYKPDIGFLTNHPTEGEFPFYEGCVKMATRIGLKHAVPGHRACFVTRDYDPNEWANQFPADGPEPLIIERNSHIIY
- the purE gene encoding 5-(carboxyamino)imidazole ribonucleotide mutase — its product is MSLQDQKTPLVGIVMGSDSDLEKMAEAAKVLEEFEVPFEITVSSAHRSPERTLTWTEKIKAEGGKVIIAGAGRAAHLAGVIAAHTTLPVIGVPIDGGPLNGVDALYATVQMPPGIPVGTMAIGSGGARNAGLFAVQILATLFPELEAKLLEYKEKLSDGVAEKAARLQEVGYQDY